The DNA region GAAACATTTGTTGGTTGCATAGTCTCGTACGCCTCTCTGATTACAGGATGTATGGTTAGCACATTCAAGAATTTTTCACCAGCTTGTTCACGACAAGACTCAAACAGTTTCTTCACTAAGCTAGTGTTAGTCCCAAGTAAAATAGCTATTCCCTCCCGTTTCACAGGGTCGGGGCATACTATGGCAAGCGTGTCAATCACTTGATGCACTCCAGCTACACTTTCTGTGAACTCAAGTCTAAGGGGCAAATATCCATCATAGGGGTATTTATGTGAGCTTAGACCCCAAATCTCAAGGTTTTCCACAGGCTGAAGTTCCAAATGTTTCAGATATGTTTCATAAAAGCTACGGTATAAGAGAGTAACCTGCGAACCACTGTCAAGAAGAGCTTTTGCGTAGATACCTTCTATCTGGACAGGCACTTCTGAGACAGGTCCTACTAATCCCTCAGGCAATTTTGGCTTACCGGCATCAAGCATGGATGAACCACAAGTGGAACGTGTTGTCTCAGGAGCCCCGTGCCGTTCCTTCACTGAGCTCCTGCCCAGTTTCCCTGCAGGCGCTGCATCTTCATCAGCTTCTGATTCACTTTTCTGAGGTCCTCAGGTGCCTTGCACTCCCACTTCTTATGTCCGTCTTCACCACATTTGTAGCAAAAGATCACAGGCACTGGTTGCTGAATGGGTTTAGCGTTTTGAGAGTTGTCTCGGTGCACAGTCTCAGAGTTTTTGATGGATGTTTTCTGAGGAGCAGGATCAGAACCACAAGGCACAGTCGCCACCTTCAACAGTTGACTCACCTGTGTAGATAACTCTTTAACCTCCTTCTTCAGGTTTTGTAATTCCGATGGCGCATATGCCTGGGGAGAGACGACAGTGGCCACAGATGCTTTAACATTTTCCCTTGCAGCTACCCAGTGTTCTTCTTCACGTATTTCTTTCATCAACTGTGAAAAAGAAGGAGGACTCTGTAAAGTGTGAGTCATTCTGATTCGCAAGGCAACCATATCATTGGTAAGGGCTCCTTTAATTAACTGCTCCATTCTGGCTCTATTTATGCCACCAGCGTCAATCCCACCTTTCAACAAGGCTCTGTGGAGAAGTTTATCTAGGCGATACAAGAAAGCTGAAAGTTTCTCTCCATTTTCCTGGTAGGTGTGACGAAATCTAGCCATAAGGTCAGGCCCACTCTCAGTAGTTCCATATGCAGTCTCAAGGGCAGCTAAATACTCATTTGCATTTGCAGAAGGATTACTCACTTTTAAAAACCTGACAATATCAGCAGCAGGACCTCGTAAACTCTCAACGATGCGTTGTTTCTTTGCAGCTTCGGTGCACTGCCATTCACTTATCATTTGAGCGGCCTGCTCCATCCAGATTTCATACTCTTCTTCACCTGGAGGGACAGGTTTCAGCCCTGAAAACAACCTCAGCTTTCTGTAGGCAGGACCATCACTGGAAACTTGGTTGCACCGATCTACCAATTTACCTATGGCATCAACAAGGTCAACACTGATATCTGATTTGGGAGACTGCTTTTCCACAATCAGGGCCCTCACTTCATCCATAGATTTACCCTCCTGCTGCAACAATGCTTGCAGCTTGAGCTGAAAAGTATCACCTTCAGAGGCAGGACCACTAGCTACTAGACTGCCCACTAAGTTGACACTCCAGGGTCCAGCTTCATTTTCTATACCTATCTCAGGAGGTATAACATCAGGTTCTAGATCGGCACTGGCCTCCACTAAAATAAACAACCATCTGCCAGTTACATCACCACGGCGACCACGTATTCTAGTGCGACCAAAAACTTTTACTGTGTTTAACACCTTTTTAATAGTGTCATCACTTGTGCCTAAAGGAACATTGCTCAATACAATGGCACGTGAGAGATTTGCATTCTCTTCTCTGCTCCACTCAACAGTCTTTTCCAGATTCATAATTTCAAAAGTCAAGGCAAGGAGCTAGCACTGAGGTGAAATAAACAGTGTTTCAAATCTACGGTCACTGCTATACTGAATTATAAtggaaaagataaagaaaaatgttggtaaacaggagaaaagagaaaaaaaactatcccagcggtgcctccaaAATGTAACCCTTTCCTTAACCCTGGgggttaatttaattatttacttaaacaAGAATCCTGGATTCCCGGCAGTTGGATGGTGAATTAGGCCGGTAGTTCCTCTTtgtaattacaaaaaacaattataaaatgaatCTCCCTCCTGTACCAATTTTTACTCAATTTCTTCACTAAAGATCAATTTAACAATTCTTATTTACATTTCCCAAGGATTCAGtgacttaataaattaattaactttcCAGTCCCAATGAAAACCCAAAGGACAAAtgttaaagggaaaaaaatataacaaaatttatttgtacattaagGTAACAACTCCTTTGCTTTTAAAGAAGATAAACAATTCTTCCTGATGGTATATGCAAGttgcttcttttctttttaaataataaaaaaaatataaacctcTTTTGGAGTCTCAGTATGGTTCTTGTTATTTCACACTTCTTATACTTTCCTTCTTAGAATACTAGAACTCAATCAAGATACATAAAATTTCAATTCAGAATCCTAGAAAACACTCAGTTCCCTCCAAAaccaaataatgcaaaaaaaaataaaataaaacaaaataggtcTTTCCAGTTCAATTAAACACTTGAGATAACTTGCAGTTCACACCATAAactgtttttcagtaatataTGCACATTAGTTACATATCTTTCAATCAATTCAAATGTACGGGAGTCAGTCAAACAGTTATGAAGCACTTGAGTCAGTCAACAGTTCAAACGTATGATCGATCATTATAGTTGGGGCCCAGTTCGTTGGTGCACATTAATCAGATGATGAATTCAAAGTATTCCCACGAAAACCCGAAGACACTTACGTTCATCCGATGACAGTGAAACAATATTAGGCTTCTCACGACACGAACACTCAGCATCCCTTCGTGATCAGTCTTGAACATGAGACGAATCCAGTCGATCCAAGTCCAGCGATGAAACACGCGATCGGTCCAATTTCACACGTCATTCCAACGTCCACCGCAAATGACTAATAACTTCATAAACACCGTTTTGTTCATAAAGTCAATTGTCTCTATAACCGCTAAGCCATCATTACAAACAGCTTACTAAGTGATGACTCGCAGGATCacggaaaacaacaaaacaaagatgcaCGTAAAATacgaacagaaaataaaacaagcgTCGTCACTTTACACTTTGGGCCTTATATTGCAAAGAATATACTAGTCTCCAAAAGGATGACGCACTTTTCATCGGAACAGTAGACCTTTCTGGCAGCACACTCTCTCAACATGTGTGATTCTTCTCCTTCCTCATTACGTGACTCACGTTATGACGCAACCTCAAGCTCAACAGTCATTGGCTTGCAATAGTACACCTGTATTGAACACACTTTCTCATTGAATACAAGCAAAACGTAGTTGTTgcatcatatttcaaaataaagaaaaattaaaataatatcaaatacattttaacacaacGTATTTTTAGGAGTCCCTAcacttagaaagccacatttctagcatttgtaaaactgcatttttccatctcaaaaatatgtctaaattacagcctatgctctcaatgtcaaatgcagaaatgttaatcattgcatttatgacttcaaggttagattattgtaatgctttattgggtggttgttctgcacgcttagtaaacaaactacagctagtccaaaatgcagcagcaagagttcttactagaaccaggaagtatgaccatattagcccggtcctgtcatcgctgcactggctccctatcaaacatcgtatagattttaaaatattgcttattacttataaagccctgaatggtttagcacctcagtatttgaatgagctccttttacattatactcctctacgtccgctacgttctcaaaactcaggcaatttgataatacctagaatatcaaaatcaactgcgggcggcagatccttttcctatttggcgcctaaactctggaataacctacctaacattgttcgggaggcagacacactcttgtagtttaaatctagattaaagacccatctctttaacctggcttacacataacacactaatatgcttttattatccaaatccgttaaagtatttttaggctacattaattaggtaaactgcaaccagaaacacttcacataacaccgtacttgctacatcattagaagaatggcatctacgctaatatgtgtctgtttctctcttattccgaggtcaccgtagccaccagatccagtctgtgtccagatcagagggtcactgcagtcacccggatccagtacgtatccagaccagatggtggatcagcacctagaaaggacctctactgccctgaaagacagcggagaccaggagaactagagcccagatacagatcccctgtaaagaccttgtctcagaggagcaccaggacaagaccacaggaaacagatgattcttctgcacaatctgactttgctgcagcctggaattgaactactggtttcgtctggtcagaggagaactggcccccaactgagcctggtttctcccattttttttttttctccattctgtcaccgatggagtttcgtttCCTTGCCGCtctcgcctctggcttgcttagttggggtcacttcatctacagcgatatcattgacttgattgcaaataaatgcacagacactatttaactgaacagagatgacatcactgaatttaatgatgaactgcctttaactatcattttgcattattgacacactgttttccaaatgaatgttgttcagttgctttgacgcaatgtattttgtttaaagcgctatataaataaaggtgacttgacttgactgaagATATCAGACCCATCTGTCACTCATAAACATCTGCTGTAATATCATAAAATAGCCATTTATATGTtgattttagaaaatgtttatcaCATACTGCATaaagttgttcattgttagttcattttaGCTCTGTTTAAATCATATTAACCGATACAGCTTTtgattttagtaatgttttagtaaatgttgaaattaacatttcaCAGCATTGTATAAATGATGCATCTGCGCTGGAAAACCAATCGCTGTGAATAAAGCTTGAATATTGGTACAGCAGTTTTCAAAACTGAATAAATGAGCGACAGACTGGAGGAAGATACTTTATTTGCCGAATATTCACAAGCTGATGTCCTGCTTCAATCAGATACAGTTTGTCTAATTATTCCTGATTACCAGGCCTGTTTAAATACCACCACATTTCAAAATGCAAAGAAATGCTAAAACTTCaaatatagtttttgtttatgCACATTTATCATGGTTCATGGTTTTGTTGATCCACTTCTGTTTTCATGAACATATTCCTTTTTAAAGAAACAGAGGAATAAAACCCCCAAATGTCAGAATCACTTTATGGGGAATATGTTTTCTAATGTCTCAGATGAAGTATCTGTAAACTGTCAGATTAATCTCTA from Carassius auratus strain Wakin chromosome 6, ASM336829v1, whole genome shotgun sequence includes:
- the LOC113105146 gene encoding paraneoplastic antigen Ma1 homolog encodes the protein MNLEKTVEWSREENANLSRAIVLSNVPLGTSDDTIKKVLNTVKVFGRTRIRGRRGDVTGRWLFILVEASADLEPDVIPPEIGIENEAGPWSVNLVGSLVASGPASEGDTFQLKLQALLQQEGKSMDEVRALIVEKQSPKSDISVDLVDAIGKLVDRCNQVSSDGPAYRKLRLFSGLKPVPPGEEEYEIWMEQAAQMISEWQCTEAAKKQRIVESLRGPAADIVRFLKVSNPSANANEYLAALETAYGTTESGPDLMARFRHTYQENGEKLSAFLYRLDKLLHRALLKGGIDAGGINRARMEQLIKGALTNDMVALRIRMTHTLQSPPSFSQLMKEIREEEHWVAARENVKASVATVVSPQAYAPSELQNLKKEVKELSTQVSQLLKVATVPCGSDPAPQKTSIKNSETVHRDNSQNAKPIQQPVPVIFCYKCGEDGHKKWECKAPEDLRKVNQKLMKMQRLQGNWAGAQ